A stretch of the Salmo salar chromosome ssa20, Ssal_v3.1, whole genome shotgun sequence genome encodes the following:
- the LOC106580244 gene encoding nucleus accumbens-associated protein 2-like, which translates to MSQLLHVEIPNFGSSLLESLNEQRMQDHYCDVAVTVFKTYRAVLAASSLYFRDLFSGISQNVFELPSLVTPSCFQQILSFCYTGKLTMAASEQLVLMYMAGYLQIQNIVEHGMDLMLKANSPHCDSQTATTEDLGFETLSPNINHPDLFQPPTAPLPNEEEFEEEFYGSRNTKTGPMDRSMVQDKLDVFSLPLATQRRPFVLIGRDKMALPANLVSQIGYRCHPRLYIEGDPGEKVQLVVVYCQNFAPNFKES; encoded by the exons ATGTCCCAGCTCCTGCATGTGGAGATCCCCAACTTCGGCAGCTCCCTGCTGGAAAGTCTAAATGAGCAGCGCATGCAGGACCACTACTGTGATGTGGCCGTCACGGTCTTTAAGACCTATCGCGCTGTGCTGGCCGCCAGTAGCCTCTACTTTAGAGACCTGTTCAGCGGCATCTCCCAGAACGTGTTTGAACTACCCTCCTTGGTCACCCCATCCTGCTTCCAGCAGATCCTCTCCTTCTGCTACACGGGCAAGCTGACCATGGCCGCCAGCGAGCAGCTCGTGCTCATGTACATGGCTGGCTACCTTCAGATCCAGAACATTGTGGAGCACGGTATGGATCTCATGCTAAAGGCCAACTCTCCACACTGCGATTCCCAGACGGCCACCACCGAGGATCTGGGCTTCGAAACGTTGAGCCCCAACATCAACCATCCGGACCTGTTTCAG CCACCGACAGCCCCACTTCCCAACGAGGAGGAGTTTGAAGAGGAGTTCTACGGCagcagaaatacaaaaacggGGCCTATGGACAGATCTATGG TGCAGGATAAGTTGGATGTGTTCTCCCTACCTCTGGCCACTCAGAGGCGGCCCTTTGTTCTGATCGGCAGGGACAAGATGGCGCTGCCAGCCAATCTCGTCAGCCAGATTGGCTACCGCTGTCACCCCAGACTGTACATAGAGGGAGATCCTGGAGAGAAGGTGCAGCTGGTAGTAG TCTACTGTCAGAACTTTGCACCTAATTTCAAGGAGAGTTAG